From the Mesotoga prima MesG1.Ag.4.2 genome, the window TTGTTATGACAACTACTAATGGAACTGTAGCTGCTCTAAAATCAAGAAAAGCAAAGAGGATCACAGTTGCTTCATTCCTGAATTTGGAAAGCATTGCCAAACACATTGAAAGAGAGAAAGGAAGAGTTGAAATCCAATGCGCAGGTAGTGACGGAGAGCCTTCGCTGGAGGACACACTGCTTGCGGGGGCGCTTGTCAAACGCTTGGGAGATGTCGGTATAAACGATAGCTGTTGGATAGCCTCTTTTCTTTATGAATCGGTTAGGATCGATTTGAAAGACTTTATTTCTGAAAACGGAGTACACGCAAAAAAACTTCTGTCTCTTGGCTTTAGTGAAGATGTATCCTTTTGTGCTAAAATCAACTTGTACGATCTGGTTCCTTTGTGGCGGAACAACGGTTTCGTACGGGGGTAATTCAATGGAGTTCGTTTCTAATGCTTTTTTCATTCTAGCAATGGGCGCACTTTTTCTGTCATTGATCTTTTTTGAGATTGGGACAAAGAAGGTACGAAAGCCAAAGAGCGAAGTGAAGCCTGAAGATTATAAACCTTACGATAGGAAAGGCTGGTATTCCCTTCTGGCAGCGGGAGGGTTTCTTGGTTTGTCCTTGTTATTTGCTTTGATCTTATAAGGTCGAGGGGGTTGAAAAAATGCCTAGCAAGCTAGCAGTTGACAACGTTGTATCTAAATTGCCTGGGGTTCATAGTGCAAGAATTGTCTATGATGAAAGCGGAGAAATGGTCGAGATTCATGTACTGGCAGATATTACCAAGCCTGCAAAGCAACTGGTCAGAGATATTGAGACAGCTATTTATGCCTCAACCGGAATCAAGATCGATAGAAAGATAGTATCTATAGCACAGATATCTCTTGATTCTAACGACGAGGATGAAGCTGTAGTAAGACCTTACCAGAAGGAAGAAGTTCAAGGGTACAACTTTCAGCTAACAAGCCTTGAAACTAGGGCCACGACAAGGCGTCTTGATATTACTGTGGTTCTAGATTACGATGGCAAAGAACTTGAAGGCTCTTCGATTGTCGATGTTGGAGATGACGAAAAATATATGGCGATCGTTGAGTCGACTGTGGCTGCCATCAGAGAGGTTATACCAAGTTTCCGTATCGAGTTCATCGAAAAGCTCGAGTACGGTATGACAGAAATTGTTATGGCAGTCGGATCTTCGTTGGTAAATGGAAAGAGAAAAAGAGAGGCTGGCGCGAGACTATGCAAGAAAGACAGCCTGAATGACTTTGCTTTGGTTGTCTTAGAAATAATAAACAAGATATAGATTCTCACAAAAAAAGAATTATCTATTTCGGAGGTGCTCCAATGGATCTGTCGTGCTTTGTCTCTTCCGTAACACCATCGGCCACTCTAGAGTTCAATAAGAAGGCCCTTGAGCTTTCTAAGGCGGGAGAGAACGTTGTCAAATTCACTGCCGGTGAGCCAGATTTTCCTACTCCACGCCCCATAGTTGAGGCGGCCATTACTGCTCTCAACGAGGGAAAAACTAAATACACCAATGCTTCGGGCATAGATGAATTAAGAAAAGCAATCGCTACAAAGATGCTGAAGGAGAACGGCTTAAGCTACACTCCTGATGAAATTGTTGTGTCAAACGGTGGAAAGCAAGCAATCTATAATGTACTTAAGGCCTTGCTGAACGTGGATGACGAAGTGATAATTATCTCGCCTGCCTGGGTGAGCTACGAGGCGCAGATTCTGCTCTGCGGTGGCCATCCGGTGGTTGTTCCATCTGAGCTTGATAAAGGCTTTGTCCCAGAGATTTCGAAGATTGCAGAGGTTATAAGCGCGAGGACACGAGCCATAATAATCAATTCTCCAAACAACCCAACAGGAGCCATATATCCTGAACATTTCCTTCGAGATCTTGCGGTCTTAAGCAAGGAGCGCGACATTCTTGTTATCTCGGATGAGGTTTATGAAAAGCTGGTATATGATGCTGAACATTTTTCCATTGCTTCGATTGATGGGATGAAGGAAAGGACGGCGGTAATAAATGCCTTCTCCAAAACCTATGCCATGACGGGTTGGAGGATAGGTTATTCGGCAACTTCACTCAGATTGGCCAAGGCTATCTCCAAGATTCAAAGTCATCTGACATCCAATGTCAATACTATCACTCAATACGCAGCACTGAAGGCATTTGAAGTTGATACTTCTTCAATGGTTAAAGAGTTTCGAGCCAGGAGGGACTTCGTGTTCTCAAGGCTGAAAAAAATCGGTCTGAGATTTCACAAACCGGCGGGCGCTTTCTACTATTTCATTGATATAAGACCATTTCTCGGCGGGAGGTTCAAGAATTCAAACGATTTTGCGATCGCCCTCCTTGAAGAAGAAAAAGTGGGAATGGTTCCTGGAAGCGCATTCAGCTATGAAGGGTTCATAAGAATGTCGTTCTCCAGTTCTTTGGAGGAACTCGACGAAGGACTTAACAGACTGGAAAACTATCTCAGAAAACTTTAATTAGCGACCTGTCCAGTCAAGGCTCCATCTGAAGGATTTAGTCAAGAACTGAACGCTTTGAAGATCGGATCTTGAGAGATCATCTAGCATTCTATTCATTGCATCTCTGAAGGCATACTGTGTATTACCGGAGCGTATTTCCATGAGACACTCAACTGTTGCGGCAAATTGATCGGCAGCCCAAACAATTTTGCCTTCCACTGATTCAAAGGGATCCAGCATTCTGAATTTTAGCTCTTTGATAAGTTCATCTGGCATTCCGTCTAGGAGGTTCTCGGTAACCATCTGTTCTTCAACCTGAGCAATCACTTCCTCGAAGCCTGGAACCTTCTTTTTCGTCGGCGTGATTATATCACCAGTCATGCTTTCGGGAATGTCATGAAGCAGAGCGCGTTTGACAGATTCAACAGGGTTTACGCTGTTTCCTTGTTCTTCCTCAATACATGAGAGTATATATGCGATTATTGTTACGTAGAAAGAATGAGCGGCGACAGTGGTTGGGACATTCCTGTTGAGCCTGTTCCAGCGAATGGCTCTCAAAAGAACCATTAAGGCGTTTGTGTATCGGCTAAGCCAGTTGTTGCCCGTTATCAGACGATATGGATCGAATTCCTCGAAATCTTTGATCCTGGCCTCAAGGTCCTTCAGAGGTCTTTCAAAGAACTCCGGAAAGCTTCTGGCATGAAGACCGGCTTCCAGTTTGGCCGATAGAAGATCTCCAGTCTGGATAATCTTTCCTTCGACCGAATTATCCTTGGAGTGCACCATTGAAAGATAGAAGGCATCGTGTCTCTCATCAGGCAAGTATTCAATAATCTCTTCAACTGTCTTTTCAAAGACATCGTTCCACTTGTCTGGTGAAAGGGATTTTATTAGAACTTTAGTATCGACCGAGATGTCTGAAAGCAAGCATTTAGGCAGTTCTTTTAAGACGAGTCTCTGGAAGAGCTCCTTTTGGTCGATTTCGAAACCTTTCAAAATTGCCATTTCAGACATTAGCAGGCAGTACTGGGCAGAAATGAAGGCGTTTTCGGCCTCGTTGGTTCTTAGAAGAGTCGGTGTGTTGTTCCACCTGTACATTGTGAAGAGATTCGTTGCCAGTTCCAGAAGTTTCACATATCCTTGAAACACGGAAACACCTCCTGAGTACGTTCATGAATCTATGTTGTTACAATTATAATTGTTAGGCCTATCAAATAAAAGGCTTAATGATGGAAAGAGGCGGTTTTATGAATATTGAGAAGTGGATTAACAGAACCTACCCAGTTTTCGAGGAAAGTTCAACTCTTGAGGATGTCTTCAGTATCAAAGCATTAGCAGGACTCACAAATATAATCTCCGTTGATAAAGAAGGAAGACTGTCTGGGACTGCAAGATTGGATGAGATCGATGACTTTGATCTTTCGAAAAAACTCTCTGAAATTGTTGTTGAGCCTGTTTTTTACTGCCGTGACTCCGATTTCATAGAAGATGCCGCGCTAATGCTTATTGAGAGTCATGACTATGTTCTTCCAGTAGTCAATGACGATTTTGTCGTCGTAGGGGCAATTGGTGTTTTCGAAATTTTGGAAGGTTTAATGGAATTTACTGCTATGGACAGACCCGGTGCCAGAATCTCGATAATTCTCGAGGACAAGCCAGGTGCTCTGAGAGAGGTAGTAGATTTTCTTGCAGAAAAGGAGGTTAACATTCTCTCTATTATCACTTCGACCGCAGAAAGTAAGGAATTCAAGCGAGTTGTAATAAGAACAGATGAGTCAGACATAAGCTTGATCGCTGACATTCTTGGGGAAAAGGGGATCTCTTTTGAAAGTATAAGCGAAGAGGAGGGTTTCAGTGTCTGAAACACTAAGCTATCTAATTCTAGGCGCAATACAAGGTGCTACGGAATTTCTTCCCGTTTCGTCGTCTGGTCATCTAACAATCTTCTCCAGTTTTCTCAAAGTTCCTCTCGATTCTGAATCAAAAGCAGCATTTTTTGCGGTGCTTCATCTGGCAACTTTCTTTGCCGTTTTGTTGTTCACATTTAAAGATGTATGGGGAATACTCACAGGTCTATCTAAACCTGAAAAGAGGAAAATCTCATTCAGATTCATTGTGCTGCTTCTTGTTGCAACTATTCCTGCAGTTCTAGTTGGTTTCCTGCTAGAGGATGAAATCAAATCTCTCTTCTCTGATGTGGCATTTGCTTCGATAATGCTTTTTGCTACAGCGGCTGCTTTATTCATTTCGGATAGATTGAAGGGTGAACGTAAAATCCTTGATCTTTCAGTTGCAGGTGCGCTTTCAATAGGCATTTTCCAGGCGGCAGCAATAGCTCCTGGACTATCAAGAAGTGGCTTGACGATATTCGGGGCATTAGTTATAGGAATGATCAGAAGTGATGCAGTTAGATTCTCCTTTCTTTTGAGTCTTCCAGTTACCTTTGGTGCCGGTATTTTGGAACTCTCCAAAGTAAGTCTTCCTATATCAACCGTCCTTTTGTCATGTCTTCTTGCCTTTTCAACTGGTATTGTTGGGCTTTGGCTCCTCAAGAAACTTGTTCTGAAGCGACGTCTGAGATTCTTTGGCTTTTACTGTATAATTATAGGGATTGTAGGTCTGATTTTTCGAGGAGTGATGTGATTTGGATTTGAATCTCCTCTTTCCCGGCTCTTTAGTGTACGTGCCGGGAATGATGGATGCACCCACAAGTAGCTGTGTTTTGCTTGTGGAGGATTACAAGAAAATTCTCATCGATCCGGGTGGGTTCGCTTCGATGAAAGTATTAGAAGACGGATTAACTTCTCTGGGTCTCTCCCCAGACGATATAACCGATATATTGCTCACTCATTTTCATCTTGATCATGCTTTCAGCAGTGTTTTTTTCTCTAAGGCGACGATACATTTACATGAAAGCTTCTCCACCAGAGATTACAGTTCATTTGGTCCAATAATTGGATCTGTGTATAGTAAGATCATTGACTCCTGGAAATCTATCGAGACCTTCTCGGGTGGCGAAAGGATTTTGGGAGCAATAGATGTTCTCAGTTCGCCATATCATTCAAGAGATCATGTGTCCTTCTTTCTCCAAACGGAAAATCATGGAAGGGTTTTCATTTGTGGAGACGTCTGCGCAAGACAGATACATTATCACGAAATGCGAAAAGGAATGAGATCAGATCCAGCCGCTGCTTTCGTCTTGAAACACTTTGAGAGAGCAGATGCTGTTATTTTCTCTCATGACCTCCCGCTGTTCAAGAGGTGATTGAATGAAGGTGCTTTTTGTATCTTACGAGGTTTATCCTATAGCGAAGGTAGGTGGTCTTGCCGATGTTGCAGGATCCCTTCCGAAGTATCTTAAAGAGCTTGGAGTCGAAATTGATTTGTTAATGCCATTTCATAAGTCGATAGACAAAAATATGGCTATCAAAACGGATGAGAACATCAGTACCAGGTTCGTCAAAAGAGAGGTTTCTTTTGAGGTTTACAGAGCGAAGTTGCC encodes:
- a CDS encoding 2-phosphosulfolactate phosphatase, giving the protein MLLRVNLLPRTIDESTDLAVVIDVLRASSTITTALQLGAEKVIPVSNVRQALEERNRNPEVVLVGEREAMKIPGFDLGNSPVELSESFVKGKEVVMTTTNGTVAALKSRKAKRITVASFLNLESIAKHIEREKGRVEIQCAGSDGEPSLEDTLLAGALVKRLGDVGINDSCWIASFLYESVRIDLKDFISENGVHAKKLLSLGFSEDVSFCAKINLYDLVPLWRNNGFVRG
- the aspC gene encoding aspartate aminotransferase; translation: MDLSCFVSSVTPSATLEFNKKALELSKAGENVVKFTAGEPDFPTPRPIVEAAITALNEGKTKYTNASGIDELRKAIATKMLKENGLSYTPDEIVVSNGGKQAIYNVLKALLNVDDEVIIISPAWVSYEAQILLCGGHPVVVPSELDKGFVPEISKIAEVISARTRAIIINSPNNPTGAIYPEHFLRDLAVLSKERDILVISDEVYEKLVYDAEHFSIASIDGMKERTAVINAFSKTYAMTGWRIGYSATSLRLAKAISKIQSHLTSNVNTITQYAALKAFEVDTSSMVKEFRARRDFVFSRLKKIGLRFHKPAGAFYYFIDIRPFLGGRFKNSNDFAIALLEEEKVGMVPGSAFSYEGFIRMSFSSSLEELDEGLNRLENYLRKL
- a CDS encoding HD domain-containing protein, which codes for MFQGYVKLLELATNLFTMYRWNNTPTLLRTNEAENAFISAQYCLLMSEMAILKGFEIDQKELFQRLVLKELPKCLLSDISVDTKVLIKSLSPDKWNDVFEKTVEEIIEYLPDERHDAFYLSMVHSKDNSVEGKIIQTGDLLSAKLEAGLHARSFPEFFERPLKDLEARIKDFEEFDPYRLITGNNWLSRYTNALMVLLRAIRWNRLNRNVPTTVAAHSFYVTIIAYILSCIEEEQGNSVNPVESVKRALLHDIPESMTGDIITPTKKKVPGFEEVIAQVEEQMVTENLLDGMPDELIKELKFRMLDPFESVEGKIVWAADQFAATVECLMEIRSGNTQYAFRDAMNRMLDDLSRSDLQSVQFLTKSFRWSLDWTGR
- a CDS encoding ACT domain-containing protein encodes the protein MNIEKWINRTYPVFEESSTLEDVFSIKALAGLTNIISVDKEGRLSGTARLDEIDDFDLSKKLSEIVVEPVFYCRDSDFIEDAALMLIESHDYVLPVVNDDFVVVGAIGVFEILEGLMEFTAMDRPGARISIILEDKPGALREVVDFLAEKEVNILSIITSTAESKEFKRVVIRTDESDISLIADILGEKGISFESISEEEGFSV
- a CDS encoding undecaprenyl-diphosphate phosphatase, with translation MSETLSYLILGAIQGATEFLPVSSSGHLTIFSSFLKVPLDSESKAAFFAVLHLATFFAVLLFTFKDVWGILTGLSKPEKRKISFRFIVLLLVATIPAVLVGFLLEDEIKSLFSDVAFASIMLFATAAALFISDRLKGERKILDLSVAGALSIGIFQAAAIAPGLSRSGLTIFGALVIGMIRSDAVRFSFLLSLPVTFGAGILELSKVSLPISTVLLSCLLAFSTGIVGLWLLKKLVLKRRLRFFGFYCIIIGIVGLIFRGVM
- a CDS encoding MBL fold metallo-hydrolase, whose amino-acid sequence is MDLNLLFPGSLVYVPGMMDAPTSSCVLLVEDYKKILIDPGGFASMKVLEDGLTSLGLSPDDITDILLTHFHLDHAFSSVFFSKATIHLHESFSTRDYSSFGPIIGSVYSKIIDSWKSIETFSGGERILGAIDVLSSPYHSRDHVSFFLQTENHGRVFICGDVCARQIHYHEMRKGMRSDPAAAFVLKHFERADAVIFSHDLPLFKR